The genomic region AAATCGAAAGCGAGCTTCACAAAGACCCCAAAGACAGCGAAACTTTCAATACCCTCGGGAAATACCAAATGAAGCTGAATCCTACGAAGTGTACCTTCGGAGTATCCAGTGGAAAGTTCCTAGGGTACATGGTGACCCAGAGGGGGATAGAGGCCGACAAGAGCAAATAAGAGCAATTCTGCACTGGAATCACCGCAGAAACCAAAAGACGTCCGGCGCCTAAGCGGAAGAGTGACGGCCTTAAACAGATTCATATCCGGATCCTCGGACGGATGCGGGCTATTCTATGATATactcagaaaaagccaaagatttgAGTGGACGGACGACCACGAGAAAGCATTTCGGGGAGTTGAAGCGTTATCTCAAAGACCCCACCTCTCCTGTCGAAACGAGCCAAGAGAACCACTGTTCTGTATCTGTCGATCCTGAAGCGACGATCGGTGCGGTGCTAGTACGAGAGCAaagcaaggatcacaaagatccgGTATACTACATCGATAAGTCTCCGCTTCCGGCAGAGACCGGTACACATCACTAGAAAAACTTGTCCTTGCACTAGTTACTGCATCCTATAAATTGCGTCCCTACTTCGAGTCTCATACAATTTCTGTGATAACTAATTACCCTCTTAAAACTATCATGAGAAAACCAGAATTGTCAGGAAGAATGGCTAAATGGTCCGTACATTTGAGCGGGTacgatttgaagtttgaaccccGTACGGCCATGAAGTCTCAGGCTCTGGCAGACTTTGTGTCCGACTTTGTGTCGGCAAAGACTCGGACCCGGGCCGAACGGGACATCCTGAatctggaagaagacaaaggagaGCAAGTATGGGAGCTACATGTGGACGGAGCCTCCAACGCCAAAGGAGGAGGAGTAGGGCTGGTCCTCAAATCACCCCAGGGAGACCTCATATTCCAAGCCGTacgatgtgaattcaaagccacaaacaacgaagcagaatatgaggcaCTAATCCTGGGTCTGAAGCTGGCTCTGGATCTGAAAATCAAGCACCTTCAGGTCTGCAGTGATTCTAAGCTTATAGTTAACCATGTTAATGACTGCTATGAGGCCAGGGATCCCATGATGATGACATATCTAGACGTAGCAAAGGAGCTGAAAATCAGATTTGTCACAttcaacatcaagcaaatcccCAGGGAGCAGAATCCAGAAGAAGATGCACTAGCCACCCTAGGGGCAACCTTCAAGACAGGAACTATCTCCACGataccaattgtccacgtgcTGGAGCCAGCAACACTAAAATCTCAGCAGGAAGCAGAAAAGGTGTGCAGCACCAGCAGCGAAGAAAATACTCCAGATTggaggaaaccctacctagactgGTTGCAAAATGACGTCCTACCAgcagataaaaaggaggtaaggaGCTTCAAAATGAGAGCGtccagattcatactaattgatgTTCTTTTCAGGAAATCCCTCGCTGGACCCTACTTCAGATGCCTGGATCGGGAAGAGTCtcaggctgttttgcatgctctccacagtggagaatgtggaaaccatgcagggagcaggagcctgtccaacaaggcactgaggcagggatacttctggcccacaatgcgcaaagatgcTGTGGAATTCGCAAAAAGATGTGACGCTTGCCAAAGGCACGCCCACGTTAGCCACCAGCCTGCAGAGCCTCTACACCAGGTTATCTCACCATGGCCcttcatgaagtggggaatggacatcgtGGGACCTCTACCCTGAGCACCAGGAAATAAAGTCTACATGCTCGccatgacagattacttctccaaatggatagaagcagaatcattctcccaggttacagaaactcaggtgatatctttcattaaacgcaatatcatatgcaggtttggCATTCCATCTGAGATTATATGTGATAATGGGTCCCAATTCATTGGAAATAAGACGAAAActttttgtgctaggtggaatatCTCGCTGCAGAAATCTACTCCTAGGAACCCCcagtccaatggacaagctgaatccaACAATAAGATTatcattgaaaacttgaaaaagaaactagaagagattgggggcaaatgggcagaagagctacctctggttctctgggctgacagaaccacaccaAAGGCCGCAACGGGGCAAACCCCCTTCAGCTTGGTGTTCGGAGCAGAAGCAGTCATCCCATCCGAAGTTAGGGTCCCAacccacagatatggatgcatcacAGAAGACCGGAACCAGGTGGAAATGGCAAGCAGCCTGGACACGATAGATGAACTCGAACCGGCGCCCGGATCGGGATGGCTTCCTACCGACAGATTGTGgctaaaagctacaacaagaacgtaaaagtaagaaCTCTGCAGGTGGGAGATCCGGTCCGAGGAAAGTCTTCCAGAATACCAAGAACCAGCAAGCGGGGAAATTCGCCTACAACCGGGAGGGGCCATACCAAGTAGAAAGCACGAGTTGAAAATGGAGCCTACCGACTCATGACTATGGAGGGGCAAATGGTTCCCAGATCTCGGAATATCACCCACTTGAAAAAATATTTTACTTAAGTCACCAGCATGGTCAACAACTGGGTACTCGGCCTACCGATACTGATCCGGCCAGTTCTAGATATTGCCTTACATATTTTACGGCCCCGAATATTTTTTGTCTCTCGAGTATTTTTATGTCTCCAAATATTTTTCTCGGCCCTAAAGATATTTTTTCCGCTTCTAAAATATTTTTCCATTTCTAAATATTTTTCTGGGTCTGAATATCTCCTGATTCTGAATGTTTTCTGGCTCTAAAACGTTATTTTTGAATTCAACATTTCTGGTTCTAATAGCCTTGCTCGTATTTTAATTCTAACAAGTTTTAAGTTGTAAAACCACCTTGAATAATTTAAATTTTTTCAAATAAGCCAAGTAAATAAGatgcaaactaatctggcagAGCCTGTATTCATTACGAGAAGacgtgtgtccgtggctaagcacgtacaaccgggacaacttgacctcccgcgatgcattagcacccacgcaagcctggctcctctggacgagtgggcatactagaccccttagccagcaATCTAACAGCGATGGCCAAACAAACGACGTGCATGCACAAAACAAAGCACCAGAAACGGTACGACACAAAGAGATAACCATTAGAAAATACTTAAGCCGCAAAAGCAAAGTACGTCTGGCACCAGAACCAGACCAAAATACATAAACTGTTCAAAATAAAGATGTTATGCCCCGTAGGGCCAAAAACTAACTAAACATAGCAAAGTCTTTCAGATGCAAAGGAAAACTAATCTATGTCAATATGCTCCACAGCTTCAGAAGCAGCTGCCTGAGTATCAGGAGCATGAGAATTCACCTCTTCCTCAAAGATCCCGATCATCGGCGAAGCAAAGACACGGGTTCCACCAAACCAGCCAACACATCCAGGTTCAGACCATCGGGGAAAGCAGCAACAAGCTTCCCCTCTTCAGCTCCTAAGTCCCAAGCCGAATGCTCTCCCTCCTGGAACGCCTTTATGCACTTGATCTTCGT from Silene latifolia isolate original U9 population chromosome 3, ASM4854445v1, whole genome shotgun sequence harbors:
- the LOC141649771 gene encoding uncharacterized protein LOC141649771 — translated: MRKPELSGRMAKWSVHLSGYDLKFEPRTAMKSQALADFVSDFVSAKTRTRAERDILNLEEDKGEQVWELHVDGASNAKGGGVGLVLKSPQGDLIFQAVRCEFKATNNEAEYEALILGLKLALDLKIKHLQVCSDSKLIVNHVNDCYEARDPMMMTYLDVAKELKIRFVTFNIKQIPREQNPEEDALATLGATFKTGTISTIPIVHVLEPATLKSQQEAEKVCSTSSEENTPDWRKPYLDWLQNDVLPADKKEVWHSI